Within the Candidatus Eremiobacteraceae bacterium genome, the region CTGGGCCGCGATCTTCCAACCGGCGGCACTCGCCAGCCTCGAGTTCAGTCTCGTCGCTTCGCTCGCCGTGGCGGCGGTCAACGCGGTCGCCGGCACGCTGATCGCCTGGGTCCTCGTCCGCGACGACTTCCGCGGGAAGTCGCTCGTCAACGCCGTGGTCGATCTGCCGTTCGCGCTGCCCACGATCGTGGCGGGACTCACGTTGATCTCGCTCTACGGTCCTAAGAGCCCGTTCGGGATCAACGTCGCATACGCGCGATCCGGCGTCATCCTCGCGCTTCTGTTCGTCACGCTGCCGTTCGTCGTGCGTTCGGTGCAGCCGGTGCTGACGGAATTGGATCGCGAAATGGAAGAGGCTGCCGCAGCGCTCGGTGCCGGCATCCTGCAGACGTATGCGCGCATCATCTTCCCGTCGATCCTGCCGGCGCTCATCTCGGGGACGGCGCTCGGCTTTGCCCGCGCCATCGGCGAGTTCGGATCGGTCGTGCTGATCTCGGGCAACATCCCGTTCAAGACGGAGTTGGCCGCGGTGCATATCTTCGGGCAGATCGAGAGCGGCGACATCGGCGGCGCAGCAGCGGTCTCAATCGTGTTGCTCGTTCTTTCCGCCGCGGTGCTGGTCGCGCTCGAAACGCTCGGCCGCCGGATCGTCCGCTTCGATGGCTAGGATCGCGCTGCGGCTCACGGCCTTCGGCTATTTGGCGGCGTTGCTCGCATTGCCGGTCGCGAGCATCTTCTATCGCGCATTTGAACACGGCGCGATCGGCTTTTGGCAAGCCGTCACCCAGCCCGATGCGCTTCATGCGCTGTGGCTCACGCTTCTCATCGCGGGGATCGCAGTGCCGCTCAACGCTATCTTCGGCGTCATCTGTGCGCACGTGCTCGTGCGGTCGCGATTGCGCTGGAAGCGCGTTCTGGGTCTTCTCGTCGACCTGCCGTTTGCCGTGTCGCCGGTGGTGGTCGGCCTCGCACTCGTGCTGCTGTACGGCAATCAGGGCTGGTTCGGCCCGTGGCTTGCGGCGCACGGCATCCGCGTGATCTTCGCGCTGCCGGGAATGGTTTTGGCCACGATGTTCGTCTCTCTGCCGTTCGTCGTGCGCGAAGTGG harbors:
- the cysT gene encoding sulfate ABC transporter permease subunit CysT, with protein sequence MAISAVSPAVPANVRPRLRAAGRESLLPAGIVTTFLSLVVLLPLAAIVAHASPGKSFWAAIFQPAALASLEFSLVASLAVAAVNAVAGTLIAWVLVRDDFRGKSLVNAVVDLPFALPTIVAGLTLISLYGPKSPFGINVAYARSGVILALLFVTLPFVVRSVQPVLTELDREMEEAAAALGAGILQTYARIIFPSILPALISGTALGFARAIGEFGSVVLISGNIPFKTELAAVHIFGQIESGDIGGAAAVSIVLLVLSAAVLVALETLGRRIVRFDG
- the cysW gene encoding sulfate ABC transporter permease subunit CysW; its protein translation is MARIALRLTAFGYLAALLALPVASIFYRAFEHGAIGFWQAVTQPDALHALWLTLLIAGIAVPLNAIFGVICAHVLVRSRLRWKRVLGLLVDLPFAVSPVVVGLALVLLYGNQGWFGPWLAAHGIRVIFALPGMVLATMFVSLPFVVREVVPVMRETGDEQEQAAATLGASPWQTFWKVTLPSIRWGVAYGVVLSAARAFGEYGAVSVVAGRLAGITQTLPLYVDDRFESFDLTGAYAASVVLALFALATLFS